A region of the Cyanobium usitatum str. Tous genome:
CACCCCTACCCCCACCAGCTCGGCCTGGAAGGGATTGAGGCTGGTGGTTTCAGTGTCGAGGGCCACGGGGCGGCCGGGATCGCTGCAGCTGTTGAGGTGGGTCACCAGGGCGGCGAGGGCCTCGGGGCTGCTGATCAGCCGGGGCTGGAGGGCCGGCAGCCCCTGGCTGTCCGGCTGATCGGCAGCTGTTGCACCGTTTGTTTCGCGGTCTTTCGCACCAGCGGTTGGCGCCTTTTCGGTGGCTGGGCTGGCCGCGCCGCCCGCGGGGCTGGATTCCTCCCTGGGCTCCGGCGGCACGGCTGAGAACAGCTGGGCGAAGTTGGGCACCTGTTTCACCAGGCTGTACAGCTCCAGCTCCTCCAAACTGCCGGCCAGGGCGTCGGCCTTCACAGCCCCCAGCTCCAGCCGGGGCTCGCTGGGCAGGGGAATGTCGATCAGGATCTCGGCCAGCATGCGCGAGCGGTAGGCGTTGCCTTTGTCGGCGCGCAGCTTGTCCACTAGGGCTCCCTTGAGCACGCCCTTGGGGTCTTTGGCCTTGGGGCCCGCCTGCTCCAGGGCCTCCAGCGCCGCGTAAATGCCGTCCACATGTTCAAACTCTTTGAGGAGGTTGATGGCGGTCTTGGGGCCCACGCCCTTGACGCCCGGGATGTTGTCGGAGCTGTCGCCGGTGAGGGCCTTGAGATCCACCACCTCCTCCGGGGTGACGCCGAGCTTGGCGATCACCCCCTCGCGGCGGATCTCGCTGGGGCCGCTGTTTTTGGCGTAGGGGCCGCCGCCCATGTAGAGCACGGCGATGTCGCGCTCGTCGTCGACCAGCTGGAACAGGTCGCGGTCGCCCGAGAGGATCCGCACCCGCCAGCCGGCGTTGGCGGCCCGGTTGGCCAGGGTGCCGAGCACGTCGTCGGCCTCGAAGCCCGGTGCCATCGCCAGCGGAATGTCGAGGCTCTCGGCCAGGATCTGCTGCAGATTGGCCAGGTCGGCGAAAAAGTGCTCCGGCGCCACATCCCGGTGGGCCTTATAGGCCGCATCTGCCTCGTGGCGGAAGGTGGGCTCGGCGGTGTCGAAAGCCACCACCAGGCCGTTGGGTTTGAGCCCCTTGCAGTTGTCGAGCAGGGCCTTTAAGAAGCCGTAGGTGACGCTGGTGGGCACCCCCGCCTTGGTGCTCAACCCCCCGTCGCCCCCCTTGGCAAAGGCGTAAAAGCTGCGGAAGGCCAAGGAGTGGCCGTCGATCAGCAGCAGCAGGGGCTTGGTGCCAGGGGCCACGTTGCTGCCAGGGGTGATGGGTCTGGTCAGCCTGCCAGAGCTCAGGCTTGCAGTTGGGCCATGGCGATCCGCACCACAGCCTCCGCAGTGCCCAGGGCGGTGGTGCTGTCGTTGGCATCGAAGAGATCAGCCGGTGCCTCATCGCCTTGGGGGTAGCGGCTGGCGCTGTTCATGCGCGTAAGCGCCTTGAGATGCAGCTCAGCCAGGGCAGGGAGATCTAGGCCCTGCTGTTGCAGCAGTTCCACCAGTTTCTCGAGCGAGTGGCTGTATGGCGGTGTGATTCCGGCTGCCAGCAGCAAGGCCTTGAGCGCTTTTTCGGCGGCCTGACCTGCCAGGTAGCAGGCCTGGGCATGGAACCCCTGGCCGGCCGTGAAGCGCGCTGCCTCCAGATCGTTTTGGGCCTGGCGGATCCAGGCCTCAACCCGAGGAGTCATGGCTGATCCAGGCGCAGGGCGTCGCGGCCGATGGCCCGCCAGTAGAGATCGTCGCCCCCTTTCAGCTGCTGCCAGCGCTCCTGGCTTAGGGCCAGCACGTCGTCACCTAGGCGGGCATCCAGCAGCGCATCGGCCAGGGCATCAGCCTGTTGCTGGCTGGGGGCGATGGCCAGCAGGTCTACGTCGGAATAGGCGTCCCAGTCACCGCGC
Encoded here:
- a CDS encoding HEPN domain-containing protein; the protein is MTPRVEAWIRQAQNDLEAARFTAGQGFHAQACYLAGQAAEKALKALLLAAGITPPYSHSLEKLVELLQQQGLDLPALAELHLKALTRMNSASRYPQGDEAPADLFDANDSTTALGTAEAVVRIAMAQLQA
- a CDS encoding nucleotidyltransferase domain-containing protein; protein product: MASLAAIRNSRRQERLSALRQGAATTAAAWTNAEIWLFGSLARGDWDAYSDVDLLAIAPSQQQADALADALLDARLGDDVLALSQERWQQLKGGDDLYWRAIGRDALRLDQP